The Clostridium beijerinckii genomic sequence AATAGATAAAAACTTAGATAAGTTTGAAATAGCAAATAAAGCAATAGAAAAGACATCTGAATTCTTTAAGGAATTGGGTATACCAAGTACTTTAAGGGAAGTTGGCATTAAAGAAGATAAGTTAGAATTAATGGCAAAAAAGGCTATGAATCCATATTTTAAGTATGCTTTTAAGCCATTAGATGAAAATGATATATTAAAGATTTTTAAAGCAGCACTTTAGCAAATACCACAGTGTACGCTTGTGTAAGAAAAGTCTAAATATATTAGATTAATAGCGTACAAATTTTATGAAAATTATATACTAAAATATTAACGGCAGTATACTTACTGCCGTTAATACTATATAAATTTAGAGGGAGATAATGTTTATGGAATTATTTAGTAAAGGTGATAAAGTAGGAATTGTTGCTTGTTCAAATGGCTTAGATAAAAGTAATATATTAAAGATGAACGAGCTAGGACAAGCATTGAAAGAATTAGGACTTATACCTGTATTTAGTGATAATTTATATAAAAATTATTCTGTATTTAATGGGAGTAATAAAGAAAAAGCTGAAATATTAATGAATTTTTTTATAGATAATGATATTAAGGGGATTTTTGATGTATCCGGTGGAGACTTAGCTAATGGCATATTGGATCATTTGAATTTTGAAACGATAAGAAATAATATGAAACCATTTTTTGGGTATAGTGATTTGTCTGTAGTTATTAATGCTATATATTCTCAAACAAATATGAAGACTTATTTATATCAAATAAGGAATTTAATTGGTGATAGAAGAGAAGTTCAAGTGGAAGAATTTAAAAATACATTTATGGATAATGGAAGTAAACTTTTAACATTTAATTATGAATGGGTGCAAGGATGTGCTATGGAAGGAATTGTGGTAGGAGGAAATCTTCGATGTTTATTAAAACTGGCAGGTACAAAATATATGCCAGATTTTAAAGATAAAATTATTTTCTTAGAAAGTTTAGGTGGTGACGTTCCAAAGATGTTCACGTATTTGACACAATATAAACAACTGGGAGTATTTGAACAAGTTAAAGGAATAATTCTTGGTGAATTCAGTGAAATGGAAAGAGAAAAACACGTTCCAAACATTTTGGAAATTACTAAAGAGATAGTAGGAAATTCTAATATTCCAATTATAAAAACTAGTGAAATTGGTCATAGCAAAAGTTCAAAATGCATAATAATTGGAGGAAAAATAAAACTATAGTTTATATGAAAAACCATGTGCGAGTAGAAGTGATTCTTTTATATACATGGTTTTTACATTATTTTATGGAATTTATATGAATTTTAACCTATAATTATATAGTACATAATGAAAATATTATAATGGGAGGGGAAAATGTTAAAAAACTTTAGGACATTATCTATAACAATAGTTATGTTATTAATAAATTCTATTGCTTTTACAGGATGTAAAATTGATACAAGAGATAATTATGGTCTGGATAAGGACAATCCTGTTGCAGTGGAAGTATGGCATTATTATAATGGAATACAAAAAATACAGTTTGATAAAATGGTAGAGGAATTTAATAAAAGCGTAGGTAAAGACAAAGGAATAATTGTTGAGGCATTTAATCAAGGAAGCGTAAGTGAACTTACGGATAAGGTCATTGATATCACAAAGAAAAAAGTTGGAGCAGAAAAAATGCCAGATGCTTTTATGGCATATCCAGATACAGCTTATGAGATAGAGAAGTTAGGACTTTTATCAGACTTTGGCAAATATATGTCAGAGAATGAAATAAATAAATATATAGACAGTTACATAAATGAAGGAAAATTGGATACTGAAGATAAGCTAACTATATTTCCATTAGCTAAATCTACAGAAATTTTAATAGTAAACAAAACAGATTGGGAAACGTTTTCCGAAGAAACAAATGCAGATATAAGTGAGTTTAATACTTGGGAAGGGATCGCAAATTTAGCTAAAAAATACTATGATTGGACTGATAGAAAAACAGAAGCTAAAGATGACGGGAAAACTTTTTTCGGAAGAGATGCTATGGCAAATTACATGATAATTGGAAGTCAAGAATTGGGTGAGGAGATATTCAAGGTTACTAATGGCAAGCTAGAGGTTAATATTAATGAAAAGGTTATGAGAAAGCTATGGGATAATTTTTATGTGCCATATATAAATGGATATTACGGAGCATATGGCAGATTTCGTTCTGATGATGCAAAGGTAGGAAATATAATCGCATTAGTAGGATCTACGTCTGGAGCAGGGTATTTTCCAGATTCAGTTATAACAAATGATGATCAAAACTATAAAATTGAATCTATGATTTTACCGCTTCCTAAGTTTAAAGATTCAAAAGTTGCGTATATGCCACAGCAAGCTGCAGGTATGGTCATGATTAAATCTGACTCTAGACATGAATATGCAGTTACAGAATTTTTGAAGTGGTTTACAGAGTCTGATAGAAATGCTAAGTTTTCAATAGCAGCTGGATATTTACCTGTTAAGAAAGAAGCAAATCATAGTGAATTTATTGAGGGGAAAATTAATAATAACGATGTTTTGGATGTCCCCAAAAAGTCACAAGAAGCTGTTTTAGAAGCTATAGATCAGGAAAGAACATACAAGTTTTATGCAAGTAAAGCTTTTAATGGCGCAGATGAAGCAAGAGATATTTTAGAAAAATCTATGCTGGAAAAAGCAAAAATAGATAGAGAAAAAGTTAAATCTTTGTTGAAAAAAGGAATTTCTAGAGAAGAAGCTATAAAGAGTTTTAACACAGATGATAATTTTAATAATTGGCTTGAAGATTTAAGAAAAAGCATTAATGCAGTTACTTAATTTGATTTGTAATTCATAAAATTACAAAGGTTCAAAGTCACTGCGAGCGGGGTGAAATAATGTTCTTAATAAAAAATAAGAACTCTATAATTAGAAAGTTACTTATTCCAATGGTAATTGTTGTATTAGCACAAGTAGTGCTTTTTGTAAGTGTGGTTCTATTGAGTGGAATTGTTGGGATTCTTAAAAATAATTCATTTAATTTGTTAAACCAGAAAATTCAATCAAGAGGTAGTTACATTCAAAATGAGATGATTCAACATTGGAGTAATGTTAGTGAATCTGAAAGCTTGATTAATGCTAATATTTTGCACAAGCTTCATAGTAATGGGATTACGGTAAAGGATTTGGACAGCAACACACAATTCACTAAAGAGTTATTGGAAGATGTTTCGAGTGATTTGATATTTATGCTCAGAAAGAATTATGTAACTGGAGCATTTTTAATACTTGATAATAATTCTGAAGAAAAAGTAGGATTATATTTTAGAGATTTAGATCCTAATTCAAATCCAAGTGATAAATCAGATTTATTGATGGAAAGAGGTCCTGCTTCCATTGCACAAAATTTGGGGATTCCTTTAGATACATGGTGGAATAACAGGTTTATATTTAATCAGAATAAGAATTCATCTCCAGAAGAATTTTTTTCAAAGCCTATCAACGCAGCTGTAGATAATAAAGGATTATCTTATAAGGATTTAGGATATTGGAGTAAACCATTTTCATTAAGTGATAAAGATATACAAATTGTTACTTATTCAGTTCCGTTGTTAGATGAAAATGGCAAACCATACGGAGTTCTTGGAATTGCTATTTCATTAAATTATTTAAATTCATTACTTTCATATGATGAAATAGACTCTAATGGGAGAGGTGTTTATCTAGTAGGCGTTGACGATAACAAGAATATGAACTTTGAAAAGATTACAACAACAGGACCATTAGCAGGAAAAATACTTGGAGAAGAAAAAAATATTCAGTTTAATAAAAAAGAAATATATGATTCAATATATGAGATAAAAGAACCAGATTCAAAAAATATAGCTTATGCATCAACAAAATATATTAATTTATATAATACAAATACACCATTTGAAAAATATACTTGGGCAATTATTGGAATAATAGAAAAGGATAATCTTCTATATTATTCAGAGAGATTTGAAAGGCTTCTATCGGTATCATTAATTATTTCGACTCTGGGGGGAATAATAGTAATTGTTATTGTAGGTGAAAGGGTTACGAAGCCAATAAGAAATTTAGCTCAGGATGTTAGAGAAAGTAATCCTAGTAAACCAATAGAACTTGGGAAAATAAGTATCTCAGAAATCGATGAGTTGTCATCAGCAATAATGACGTTAAGTTCTAACGTGGCAGACTCTGCTTCGAAAATGTCTCAAATTATAAAATTATTCAATATGCCCATAGGCGCTTTTGAATATAAAATAGGACATGAAGTAGTGCTATGTACAGACACATTTTTTGATGTAATAGGAATTGAAAAATCAAAGCGATTTGATTCATACGTAGATAAAAGATATTTTAGTAAAATTATAAAGAAGATAACAGAGGAGAAAGAAAGTTTTCAAGAAGAAACTTATAGGATTAAAGGAGCGAATAAAGAAACTAAGTGGATTAAGTTAAAAATTTTAGAGGAAGAGTCTAGAACTCTAGGAGTAGTAAGTGATATTACACAAGAAATTTTAGAAAAGCAAAAAATAGAGTATGAAAGAGATTATGATATACTTACTAATATGTTAAATAGAAGAGCATTTCATAATACAGTAAAAGAAATATTAGAAAGCGAGGATCTTAAAGTAGGAGCATTTATAATGTGGGATTTAGATAACTTGAAATATGTAAATGATACTTATGGACATGATTATGGCGATGAATACATAAGAAAAGCATCCGAAATATTAAAGGAATTTGAGAAATATGGAGGAGTTGTTGGA encodes the following:
- a CDS encoding EAL domain-containing protein, with the protein product MFLIKNKNSIIRKLLIPMVIVVLAQVVLFVSVVLLSGIVGILKNNSFNLLNQKIQSRGSYIQNEMIQHWSNVSESESLINANILHKLHSNGITVKDLDSNTQFTKELLEDVSSDLIFMLRKNYVTGAFLILDNNSEEKVGLYFRDLDPNSNPSDKSDLLMERGPASIAQNLGIPLDTWWNNRFIFNQNKNSSPEEFFSKPINAAVDNKGLSYKDLGYWSKPFSLSDKDIQIVTYSVPLLDENGKPYGVLGIAISLNYLNSLLSYDEIDSNGRGVYLVGVDDNKNMNFEKITTTGPLAGKILGEEKNIQFNKKEIYDSIYEIKEPDSKNIAYASTKYINLYNTNTPFEKYTWAIIGIIEKDNLLYYSERFERLLSVSLIISTLGGIIVIVIVGERVTKPIRNLAQDVRESNPSKPIELGKISISEIDELSSAIMTLSSNVADSASKMSQIIKLFNMPIGAFEYKIGHEVVLCTDTFFDVIGIEKSKRFDSYVDKRYFSKIIKKITEEKESFQEETYRIKGANKETKWIKLKILEEESRTLGVVSDITQEILEKQKIEYERDYDILTNMLNRRAFHNTVKEILESEDLKVGAFIMWDLDNLKYVNDTYGHDYGDEYIRKASEILKEFEKYGGVVGRRSGDEFYTFLYGYEDKYEIRKIVKSIHSGIENSVLKLPNNRELKVRISTGIAWYPHDAITFKDLAKYSDFAMYKIKKTVKGNISEFNKEEYTEDSFLFSSQEDLNKLLDEKLIKYAFQPIIDARTGKIFAYEALMRSQLESLKNPLHIIKLATADSRLYEIEKITFFKALESFVRNKEEFKDAKLFINSLPNYVLSYEDRKRFEELYGEHLDRLVIELLENERSNGDNISIKRKVIEKWNAKLAIDDFGSGYNNEAVLLAITPDYVKIDMEIVRGIDKDLNRQQISKNLISYAKQRKIKVVAEGVETREELTKLIEFGVDYLQGYYFSKPEFTPPEISKDSVMDILEINKEFNTK
- a CDS encoding extracellular solute-binding protein encodes the protein MLKNFRTLSITIVMLLINSIAFTGCKIDTRDNYGLDKDNPVAVEVWHYYNGIQKIQFDKMVEEFNKSVGKDKGIIVEAFNQGSVSELTDKVIDITKKKVGAEKMPDAFMAYPDTAYEIEKLGLLSDFGKYMSENEINKYIDSYINEGKLDTEDKLTIFPLAKSTEILIVNKTDWETFSEETNADISEFNTWEGIANLAKKYYDWTDRKTEAKDDGKTFFGRDAMANYMIIGSQELGEEIFKVTNGKLEVNINEKVMRKLWDNFYVPYINGYYGAYGRFRSDDAKVGNIIALVGSTSGAGYFPDSVITNDDQNYKIESMILPLPKFKDSKVAYMPQQAAGMVMIKSDSRHEYAVTEFLKWFTESDRNAKFSIAAGYLPVKKEANHSEFIEGKINNNDVLDVPKKSQEAVLEAIDQERTYKFYASKAFNGADEARDILEKSMLEKAKIDREKVKSLLKKGISREEAIKSFNTDDNFNNWLEDLRKSINAVT
- a CDS encoding S66 family peptidase, coding for MELFSKGDKVGIVACSNGLDKSNILKMNELGQALKELGLIPVFSDNLYKNYSVFNGSNKEKAEILMNFFIDNDIKGIFDVSGGDLANGILDHLNFETIRNNMKPFFGYSDLSVVINAIYSQTNMKTYLYQIRNLIGDRREVQVEEFKNTFMDNGSKLLTFNYEWVQGCAMEGIVVGGNLRCLLKLAGTKYMPDFKDKIIFLESLGGDVPKMFTYLTQYKQLGVFEQVKGIILGEFSEMEREKHVPNILEITKEIVGNSNIPIIKTSEIGHSKSSKCIIIGGKIKL